A genomic region of Runella rosea contains the following coding sequences:
- a CDS encoding acetylxylan esterase yields MKKTANILFFVLSFSVAFAQPVEKLYKVVVAPDHFDWNYKSGENVKFTISVLQNGNLVKNARVRYEIGPEKMEPTKKETVTLPSGSITLDGGTMKTGGFLRCIAIAEIDGKEYRNLATAGFDPLTIQPTVENPNDFDTFWQTAKADLAKIPMDAKMTLLPERCTETVNVYHLNLQNFRNGSRLYGILCVPKKEGKYPALLHVPGAGVRAYYGDIANAAKGIITLQIGIHGVPVTMDPSNYLDLGAGALNGYMNYGSDDRDRFYYKRVYLGCVRANDFLTSLPQFDGSNLAVTGGSQGGALSIITAALDPRVKWLGAFYPALSDVTGYLKGRAGGWPHYFDKNALAYNNKPEKITTLGYYDVVNFARRVKVPGSYSWGFNDETCPPTSMYASYNVISAPKELYLALETGHWTYPEQQERMTAWLVNKLTNK; encoded by the coding sequence ATGAAAAAAACAGCGAATATTCTTTTTTTCGTCCTGAGCTTTTCGGTTGCTTTTGCCCAACCGGTAGAGAAACTGTACAAAGTCGTAGTTGCTCCCGACCATTTTGACTGGAACTACAAATCGGGCGAAAATGTAAAGTTTACCATTTCAGTCTTACAGAATGGCAACCTCGTCAAAAACGCCCGTGTACGCTATGAAATAGGACCCGAGAAAATGGAGCCCACCAAAAAGGAGACCGTCACGCTCCCCAGTGGTAGTATCACACTTGACGGAGGAACGATGAAAACGGGGGGATTTCTGCGCTGCATCGCCATTGCTGAAATCGACGGAAAAGAATACCGAAATCTCGCCACGGCGGGCTTCGACCCACTCACTATTCAACCTACGGTAGAGAATCCCAACGATTTTGACACTTTCTGGCAAACGGCAAAGGCTGATCTAGCCAAGATACCGATGGATGCAAAAATGACTCTTTTACCCGAACGCTGCACCGAAACGGTGAATGTGTATCACCTCAATTTGCAGAATTTCCGCAACGGTTCCCGTTTGTACGGCATTTTGTGCGTCCCCAAAAAAGAAGGAAAATACCCGGCGCTTCTGCACGTTCCCGGGGCGGGCGTCCGTGCTTACTACGGAGATATTGCCAACGCCGCTAAAGGCATCATTACTCTGCAAATCGGTATTCATGGTGTTCCGGTTACGATGGACCCTTCGAACTATCTTGATTTAGGGGCCGGCGCTTTAAACGGCTACATGAATTACGGTTCCGACGACCGCGACCGTTTTTACTACAAGCGGGTATATTTAGGCTGTGTTCGGGCCAATGATTTTCTAACGAGCCTCCCTCAATTCGACGGCAGCAATCTGGCCGTAACGGGCGGAAGCCAAGGCGGAGCCCTTTCTATCATTACGGCAGCGCTTGACCCGAGGGTCAAATGGCTGGGAGCATTTTATCCTGCATTATCAGACGTTACGGGCTATTTGAAAGGTCGCGCGGGAGGTTGGCCGCATTATTTTGACAAAAATGCGTTGGCCTACAATAATAAACCTGAAAAAATAACGACACTCGGCTACTATGATGTAGTAAATTTTGCCCGTCGTGTGAAAGTACCCGGATCTTATTCATGGGGATTCAATGATGAAACTTGCCCTCCCACATCCATGTATGCTTCCTATAATGTGATTTCGGCTCCCAAAGAATTGTATTTAGCCCTTGAAACCGGTCACTGGACCTATCCTGAACAACAGGAGCGGATGACCGCTTGGCTGGTCAATAAGCTAACCAATAAATAA
- a CDS encoding class I SAM-dependent methyltransferase: protein MNRLRNMRLQVRSIPYRMGDTVECPICENHYKAFMPFRYRKNAYCPSCKSLERHRYAYLTLRDRLGFYDAPLKKVLHFAPDTCLSMTVKGNQYIDYLTADNMTSFTNSITDKPDCVMSIDDIQFEKNTFDVVIAIGVLVMVPEDTKAMREVYRVLKPGGYAIFHDPINYKQAYSLSDTSLTKEEKLGLYHGHDQRWYYGVDYADRLQAQGFEVEDDTYAQQIDNKRYGISPNEKIYIARK, encoded by the coding sequence ATGAACCGTTTGCGCAATATGCGCTTACAGGTAAGGAGTATTCCATACCGAATGGGAGACACGGTGGAGTGCCCTATTTGCGAAAATCATTACAAGGCCTTTATGCCTTTTCGATACCGGAAGAATGCCTATTGTCCGAGCTGTAAATCGCTTGAACGACATCGGTACGCTTATCTTACCTTACGCGACCGACTGGGCTTTTATGATGCACCTCTCAAAAAAGTACTGCATTTTGCCCCGGATACTTGCCTGTCGATGACTGTTAAAGGAAATCAATATATCGACTATCTCACGGCCGATAACATGACGTCGTTTACCAACAGTATTACCGACAAACCTGATTGTGTGATGTCAATTGATGATATTCAGTTTGAGAAAAATACTTTTGACGTGGTCATCGCTATCGGTGTGTTAGTTATGGTGCCTGAAGATACCAAGGCGATGAGAGAAGTGTATAGGGTACTCAAACCTGGCGGATACGCTATTTTTCATGACCCAATCAATTATAAGCAGGCCTATTCGTTGTCAGATACAAGTTTGACGAAAGAAGAGAAGCTGGGCCTGTACCACGGTCATGACCAACGCTGGTACTATGGCGTCGATTATGCCGACCGGTTGCAGGCCCAAGGCTTTGAGGTAGAAGATGATACCTATGCTCAACAGATAGATAACAAGCGGTATGGAATCTCCCCCAACGAGAAAATTTATATCGCCAGAAAGTAA
- a CDS encoding GRAS family protein, whose amino-acid sequence MKRFLPQLQSLAQRLPDQLTEADKAELEAIYQQCLETLDDSEAMFGYVLAKAMRKHVAGGQSNEHIYVQQFEIPQIRLFELLIQQLPLAALTQQCANALLTESLKNAEYPVLLDIGIGTGMQVVNVLRLLAQQNGCRVKQITVVGIEPFADAVRAAEKNFAELHLPFQVHFTASVGFVEKMTLAEIQALLPTHYDTLVVNASFALHHIQQAAQRETVFGHIRDLAPKAFVLSEPVSDHFEPHYATRFRNAVTHYGLVFEVIDSLDITNKEKAALKLFFSREIDDVLGHTEEVRVEKQYAAHQWLELFRTTGFTLEKPITSFGEIQEMNGAVLRVDLPQRYAVVFKNEEITNVFWAKP is encoded by the coding sequence ATGAAACGCTTTTTGCCTCAACTCCAATCCCTTGCTCAACGCCTCCCCGACCAACTCACCGAAGCCGATAAAGCGGAGTTGGAAGCAATCTATCAGCAATGTCTTGAAACGCTCGACGACTCGGAGGCAATGTTTGGGTATGTGTTGGCCAAAGCCATGCGTAAACACGTAGCAGGCGGGCAGTCGAATGAGCATATCTATGTCCAACAGTTTGAGATTCCGCAGATTCGGTTGTTTGAATTGCTTATTCAACAATTACCGTTGGCGGCCCTTACCCAACAGTGCGCTAATGCGTTATTGACGGAAAGTTTAAAAAATGCAGAATATCCCGTGCTGCTGGACATTGGCATCGGGACCGGAATGCAAGTCGTGAACGTACTGCGTTTATTGGCACAACAGAATGGTTGTCGAGTAAAGCAGATAACGGTGGTGGGCATTGAACCTTTTGCCGATGCCGTTCGAGCGGCAGAAAAGAATTTTGCGGAATTGCACCTCCCTTTTCAGGTACATTTCACTGCATCCGTTGGGTTTGTTGAGAAAATGACATTGGCTGAAATACAGGCATTGTTGCCGACTCATTACGATACCTTAGTGGTCAACGCGTCTTTTGCCTTACATCATATCCAACAGGCTGCACAACGTGAAACGGTTTTTGGACACATCCGCGATTTGGCACCTAAGGCATTTGTTTTGTCTGAACCGGTTTCCGATCATTTTGAGCCGCACTATGCCACTCGCTTTCGTAATGCCGTAACTCACTACGGACTGGTATTTGAAGTGATTGACAGTCTGGACATTACGAATAAAGAAAAGGCGGCATTGAAACTGTTTTTTAGTCGTGAGATAGACGATGTTCTGGGTCATACCGAAGAAGTGCGCGTGGAAAAACAATATGCTGCGCACCAATGGTTGGAGTTATTTAGAACAACAGGTTTTACGTTGGAAAAACCGATTACTTCGTTTGGTGAAATACAGGAAATGAACGGTGCCGTTTTGCGGGTCGATTTGCCGCAGCGCTACGCGGTTGTTTTCAAAAACGAAGAGATCACCAATGTATTTTGGGCCAAACCCTAA
- a CDS encoding PspC domain-containing protein, which produces MTTKQLHRIPSESKIGGVAAGLADYFGIDTTLMRILWIASFFAFIHVPVIVFYIILWAIMPKGVRQTNNETVEIHQV; this is translated from the coding sequence ATGACAACGAAACAATTGCATCGAATCCCTTCAGAAAGTAAAATAGGTGGTGTAGCTGCTGGTTTAGCCGACTATTTTGGAATAGATACAACCTTAATGCGTATTTTGTGGATAGCGTCTTTTTTCGCTTTTATCCACGTACCCGTCATCGTTTTTTACATCATCCTCTGGGCCATCATGCCTAAAGGAGTTCGTCAAACCAACAACGAAACGGTCGAAATTCATCAAGTATAA
- a CDS encoding O-antigen ligase family protein: MHWRNLFRNQQHWDWHLVLYFLNVFLVVFGYSLRGEDFQAAKLFRTGLVVFSLAGIILAQGEIKYIFDKKKNWVLYLFLFLNLVVLPFSVDFLRSFERIVAWIPFLIYTNYFIVYLFAHYSKDEAKIKLLQIFSLAYFYPVLVMLITGVAFQSENVYGQSIGSYKANVIGWGCTIFIVMGFDLFANRPMAKWARNLFFLVVFLALWAIVLTGSRSSFAALALSTLVLVLRSKQISIYLKVAATLCILGFAYYIIASPDSVVNLRAQYADIRKQKGEVRFKLAEQALGIFINNPEVLFTGFGFDSFRAGLQFYAGIRTDLASHNSYLEILFSGGIFSFLCFAVFFALNALLKYVRFDSQSFVFLPALMVIPYFESNLNAGQFLFFPWMTFLFYYIHLSSLQFPVAEMNISKKKKMQAANTH, encoded by the coding sequence ATGCACTGGCGTAATCTGTTTCGGAATCAACAGCATTGGGACTGGCATCTTGTTTTGTATTTTCTCAATGTATTTTTAGTGGTATTTGGGTACAGCTTGCGGGGAGAGGACTTTCAGGCGGCCAAGCTCTTTCGAACGGGTTTAGTCGTTTTTTCCTTGGCTGGTATTATATTGGCTCAAGGGGAAATAAAGTACATTTTCGATAAAAAAAAGAACTGGGTTTTGTACTTATTTCTGTTTTTGAATTTGGTTGTTTTACCGTTTAGCGTTGATTTTTTGCGCAGTTTTGAACGTATTGTGGCTTGGATTCCTTTTTTAATTTATACCAACTACTTCATCGTTTATCTTTTTGCCCATTATTCCAAAGACGAAGCCAAAATCAAATTATTGCAGATTTTTAGCTTGGCATACTTCTATCCCGTGCTTGTAATGCTCATCACAGGCGTGGCTTTTCAATCGGAAAACGTATATGGGCAATCTATCGGCTCCTACAAAGCGAATGTAATCGGATGGGGATGTACAATATTTATTGTCATGGGTTTTGATTTGTTTGCCAATCGGCCCATGGCTAAATGGGCCCGTAATCTATTTTTTTTAGTGGTTTTTTTAGCCCTATGGGCCATCGTCTTGACGGGTTCACGCAGCAGTTTTGCGGCTTTGGCGCTTTCTACGCTGGTCTTGGTGCTACGCAGCAAACAAATTTCCATTTACCTAAAAGTAGCGGCCACCTTGTGCATTCTTGGGTTTGCTTATTATATCATCGCTAGTCCAGACTCGGTAGTGAACTTGCGGGCGCAGTACGCAGATATTAGAAAGCAGAAAGGGGAAGTGCGGTTTAAATTGGCCGAGCAGGCTTTGGGGATATTTATAAACAATCCAGAAGTACTTTTTACGGGCTTTGGATTTGACAGTTTTCGGGCGGGACTCCAATTTTATGCAGGGATACGAACCGACTTGGCATCGCATAATTCGTACTTAGAAATTCTGTTTTCGGGGGGGATTTTTTCTTTTTTGTGCTTTGCTGTTTTTTTTGCACTCAATGCCCTCCTGAAGTACGTACGCTTTGATAGTCAATCCTTTGTTTTTTTGCCCGCCCTGATGGTGATTCCGTACTTTGAGTCCAACCTTAATGCTGGGCAGTTTTTGTTTTTCCCCTGGATGACCTTTTTATTTTACTACATTCACCTTTCTTCCCTTCAGTTTCCTGTAGCTGAAATGAATATTTCTAAAAAGAAAAAAATGCAGGCCGCAAACACCCATTGA
- a CDS encoding phosphotriesterase family protein — translation MLTRRQFLLTASAVPFLQPTEQIITVNGTIRPQQMGKTLIHEHLLVDFIGADKISFDRWNREEVLKVVLPYLLEVKKQGVKTFLDCTPAFLGRDVHLLQLAAQKSGLQILTNTGYYGAVDNKYLPKWAFTETAEQLADRWTAEFEKGIDGTDVRPGFIKISVNPGALSELHRKLVRAAGLTHLRTGLTICSHTGPALAAFEEIEELQRMGLHPSAFVWVHAQSESNKNLYTKAAQMGAWVSLDGMGWGDVENYASWLDLLKSNRLLHRVLISHDAGWYKPGESNGGNFIGFTAIFEKVFPILRQKGFTQSDFDQLLIRNPAEAFKIQVRKT, via the coding sequence ATGCTTACACGTCGCCAATTCCTGCTGACAGCCTCTGCTGTCCCTTTTTTGCAACCAACAGAGCAGATCATTACGGTAAATGGAACGATTCGCCCGCAACAAATGGGGAAGACGCTCATTCATGAACACCTGCTCGTGGATTTTATCGGAGCAGATAAAATCAGTTTCGACCGATGGAATCGGGAAGAGGTGCTGAAAGTGGTACTGCCGTATTTGTTAGAAGTAAAAAAACAGGGCGTAAAAACGTTTTTAGATTGCACACCCGCCTTTTTGGGGCGCGATGTTCATTTGCTGCAATTGGCCGCGCAAAAGAGCGGTTTACAAATCCTGACCAATACGGGGTATTATGGCGCGGTGGATAATAAATATTTACCAAAGTGGGCGTTTACCGAAACCGCGGAGCAACTAGCCGACCGTTGGACTGCTGAATTTGAAAAAGGTATTGACGGCACCGACGTGCGCCCAGGCTTCATAAAAATAAGCGTAAACCCAGGGGCGCTCTCCGAATTGCATCGAAAACTGGTTCGCGCCGCTGGTCTGACCCATTTACGGACCGGCCTGACCATTTGCTCCCACACCGGCCCCGCTTTGGCGGCTTTTGAAGAAATTGAAGAATTGCAGCGGATGGGCCTACACCCGAGTGCTTTTGTTTGGGTTCATGCGCAGAGCGAATCCAATAAAAATTTGTACACAAAGGCGGCCCAAATGGGCGCTTGGGTCAGTCTTGACGGCATGGGCTGGGGCGATGTAGAAAACTACGCGTCTTGGCTTGACCTACTTAAATCCAATCGTTTGCTGCACCGTGTTCTCATTTCCCACGATGCCGGTTGGTACAAACCCGGCGAATCCAACGGTGGAAATTTCATAGGCTTCACCGCCATTTTTGAAAAAGTATTTCCTATTCTGCGTCAAAAAGGCTTTACGCAATCCGATTTTGACCAACTGCTGATTCGCAACCCTGCTGAAGCCTTTAAAATTCAGGTTAGAAAAACCTGA
- a CDS encoding glycosyltransferase family 4 protein codes for MKILFCTNAFENITNGPVRFANIVPEINTLFPQHEIRVLTEDISEQRLKQLPYVNKVSLNIPRLLKPVGQILRWFIYYRQIKKIEEWYDFDVVVFINSFNGTWASLVSPKPTVGMINDEKNMLATWENAEFTPLWLKRFTFQQFEKLSAAKHRLVIANSEFLKQRLINTYHLPEAKVRRLYKCIPLEGLKFNPQRAFGSTINVLFVKADYLVGNLPVLVQALQKITEYQFRLTVVGPEPSFKRHLRSLFAGVFNVTLDYVGPQPQERVFEYMSTYDIFCVPSYTEAFGVANIEALAHGISVISTSVGGIPEVLDNGKNGWLVESGNSQALADAVTECIEMPELRIQKAENGLSFIQKFSKDEMLRNFVEMLESVIRK; via the coding sequence ATGAAAATACTTTTTTGTACCAATGCCTTTGAAAATATTACCAACGGCCCAGTAAGATTTGCCAATATCGTACCAGAAATCAATACCCTGTTTCCGCAACACGAAATCAGGGTTTTAACGGAAGATATTTCAGAACAACGCCTGAAGCAGCTACCCTATGTGAACAAGGTTTCGCTCAACATTCCCCGTTTACTCAAGCCAGTAGGACAGATTTTGCGTTGGTTTATCTATTATCGTCAGATAAAAAAAATCGAAGAGTGGTATGATTTTGATGTAGTGGTTTTTATTAATTCGTTTAATGGTACGTGGGCAAGTTTGGTGTCGCCAAAGCCGACAGTGGGGATGATTAACGATGAGAAAAATATGCTAGCTACGTGGGAAAATGCAGAATTCACGCCTTTGTGGCTAAAACGGTTTACGTTTCAGCAATTTGAAAAGCTCTCGGCCGCTAAGCATCGGCTTGTGATTGCCAATTCGGAATTTTTAAAACAACGCCTCATCAATACGTATCACCTGCCCGAAGCCAAAGTGAGACGTTTGTATAAATGTATTCCGTTGGAGGGGTTGAAATTTAACCCGCAACGCGCTTTTGGGTCAACCATCAACGTATTGTTTGTTAAAGCAGATTATTTGGTTGGCAATCTACCAGTGCTGGTGCAGGCTCTTCAAAAAATAACAGAATATCAATTTCGATTGACCGTCGTGGGGCCTGAGCCTTCATTTAAACGGCATTTACGGTCCCTTTTTGCAGGAGTTTTCAATGTAACGCTTGATTATGTGGGGCCACAGCCTCAGGAGCGAGTATTTGAGTACATGAGTACCTACGATATTTTTTGTGTACCTTCCTATACCGAAGCGTTTGGGGTAGCTAATATTGAAGCATTGGCCCACGGAATATCGGTCATAAGTACGTCGGTGGGTGGGATTCCAGAAGTATTGGACAACGGAAAGAACGGATGGTTGGTAGAATCAGGAAACAGCCAAGCATTGGCCGACGCAGTAACTGAGTGCATTGAAATGCCCGAGTTGCGCATACAAAAAGCGGAAAATGGCCTAAGTTTTATCCAAAAGTTTTCAAAAGACGAAATGTTACGCAATTTTGTGGAAATGCTTGAATCAGTGATCCGTAAATAA
- a CDS encoding glycosyltransferase family 4 protein, whose product MSSSLPKVVVLPDAGAENPFQYELVRYLRKHGMTVNIGKKYTLGSTFQALKTHHPEVLYYDWVHSFILGKSLVWSWIKSLVFMAEILWAKSFQQVRIVHTLHNLQNHAGVWLGLEKHVYRFFLHRCDSIRVYSETTKQQAIRRFGLKPEVISVIQDLPYHTYYPNEFTKAESRQKLGVDQAAFVFLFFGEIKPYKGIHHLLKAYSALGSSNAVLLIAGKSYDANYWESLLAESKNNPTIHWHHRFIDDADVQFFFNASDVVVLPFVRIDHSGSIDLAMSFGKPIITLRTEGTLQLLGHQSHLLFDNTFYPLIECLKIAPKIDLLAIGKQNFEIADTTNYRDIVRVFEA is encoded by the coding sequence TTGTCTTCCTCTTTACCCAAAGTCGTTGTTTTACCCGATGCAGGTGCCGAAAACCCTTTTCAATACGAATTGGTGCGGTATTTACGAAAACATGGAATGACGGTGAACATTGGTAAAAAATATACCTTGGGAAGTACCTTTCAAGCCCTGAAAACACACCATCCAGAGGTACTGTATTATGATTGGGTCCATAGCTTTATTCTTGGAAAATCATTAGTTTGGAGCTGGATAAAATCGCTGGTTTTTATGGCTGAAATCCTGTGGGCAAAATCTTTCCAACAGGTCAGAATCGTACATACATTGCACAACCTGCAAAACCACGCAGGGGTTTGGTTAGGTTTGGAAAAGCACGTTTATCGCTTTTTTTTACATCGGTGCGATTCTATCAGGGTTTATTCGGAAACGACTAAGCAACAGGCGATTCGCCGGTTTGGATTAAAACCTGAGGTTATTTCGGTTATTCAGGATTTACCGTATCATACGTATTACCCTAATGAGTTTACCAAAGCAGAAAGTCGTCAAAAATTGGGAGTAGATCAGGCCGCTTTTGTGTTTTTATTTTTCGGAGAAATAAAGCCTTACAAAGGCATCCATCATTTGTTGAAAGCCTACTCAGCGTTAGGTTCTTCAAATGCAGTTCTTTTAATTGCTGGTAAAAGTTATGATGCTAATTATTGGGAATCACTATTGGCCGAAAGTAAAAATAATCCAACCATTCACTGGCATCATCGGTTTATTGATGATGCAGACGTTCAGTTTTTTTTCAATGCGTCAGACGTTGTGGTGTTGCCCTTTGTAAGAATTGATCATTCAGGCTCCATTGATTTGGCCATGTCGTTTGGAAAACCTATCATTACATTACGGACCGAAGGTACACTTCAGTTGCTGGGCCATCAGTCGCATTTATTATTTGACAATACATTTTACCCACTTATAGAATGCCTAAAAATTGCCCCAAAGATTGACCTTTTGGCGATTGGCAAACAAAACTTTGAAATAGCTGATACAACAAATTACCGGGACATTGTGAGGGTTTTTGAAGCGTAA